In the genome of Manis javanica isolate MJ-LG chromosome 17, MJ_LKY, whole genome shotgun sequence, one region contains:
- the LOC108396743 gene encoding cationic amino acid transporter 3-like, producing MLCQGVRQLGQKLVRRRPLEPWEGAKSSLARCLTTLDLVALGVGSTLGAGVYVLVGEVAREKAGPAIVVCFLVAALSSMLSGLCYAEFGARVPCSGSAYLYSYVTVGQLCAFITGWNLILSYGLGAASVARAWSSAFDSLLGNRISGSLPEGFSLHVPHVLAKYPDFFALGLVLLLSGLLALGARESALVTKMFTCINLLVLGFIIISGFIKGDPHHWQLTEQDYKLAMLGSNDTHSLGPLGSGGFAPFGFDGILRGAATCFFAFVGFDGIATTGEEARNPQRSIPWGIVISLLVCFLVYFGVSAAVTLLMPYYQVDPSNPLPQAFLHIGWGPARYAVAVGTLCALSSSLMGALFPMPRVIYAMAVDGLLFRGLARTHTRTHTPIIATIVSGTLAAFMAFLFELSDLVDLVSIGTLLAYSLVAFSVLVLRYQPDQNVSKEKTVVEITEVKREREAGSLESAPEAGSSQTPQSWGIPASTMPTLRSGRIVYGCASLLALLLTGLGLILAQWPGLLSSGDPRCATVVGLLLLLISGTTVAIWRQPQNHTSLHFKVPALPVLPVLSIFVNIYLMMQMTARTWAQFGVWTVIGFAMYFGYGIRHSLEKGDRQPPASSSQTLHRNIPSGELV from the exons ATGCTGTGTCAGGGTGTTCGCCAGCTTGGTCAGAAGCTGGTCCGCAGGAGGCCCCTGGAGCCATGGGAGGGGGCCAAGAGCTCCTTGGCCCGCTGCCTGACCACCCTGGATCTGGTGGCCCTGGGCGTGGGCAGCACCCTGGGAGCGGGTGTGTATGTCCTGGTTGGCGAGGTGGCCCGGGAGAAAGCCGGACCAGCGATCGTCGTCTGCTTCTTGGTGGCCGCCCTGTCTTCTATGCTGTCCGGGCTCTGCTACGCGGAGTTTGGGGCCCGCGTGCCTTGCTCCGGCTCTGCGTACCTCTACAGCTATGTCACCGTGGGGCAGCTGTGCGCCTTCATCACCGGCTGGAACCTCATACTCTCCTACGGCCTTG GCGCTGCCAGCGTGGCCAGGGCCTGGAGCTCTGCCTTTGACAGCTTGCTTGGGAACCGCATCTCAGGGTCGCTGCCGGAGGGCTTCTCTCTGCACGTGCCCCATGTCCTGGCCAAGTACCCAGACTTCTTCGCGCTGGGCCTGGTGCTGCTGCTTAGCG GACTGCTGGCTCTGGGAGCTAGGGAGTCCGCCCTGGTCACTAAGATGTTCACGTGCATCAACCTCCTGGTTCTCGGCTTCATCATCATCTCTGGCTTCATCAAAGGAGATCCGCACCACTGGCAGCTCACGGAGCAGGACTACAAACTGGCCATGCTGGGGTCCAATGACACACACAG ctTGGGCCCTCTGGGCTCTGGGGGGTTTGCGCCGTTTGGCTTTGATGGGATTCTCCGCGGAGCAGCTACGTGTTTCTTCGCCTTTGTTGGTTTTGATGGCATTGCCACTACAG GGGAGGAGGCCCGAAACCCCCAGCGTTCCATCCCCTGGGGCATCGTGATCTCACTCCTTGTCTGCTTCCTGGTGTATTTCGGTGTCTCCGCGGCTGTCACCCTCCTGATGCCCTACTACCAGGTCGATCCCAGCAACCCCTTGCCGCAGGCCTTTCTCCACATCGGATGGGGCCCTGCCAGATACGCAGTGGCTGTCGGCACCCTCTGTGCTCTGTCATCCAG CCTCATGGGTGCCTTGTTCCCTATGCCGCGGGTCATCTACGCGATGGCAGTTGACGGACTCCTTTTCCGGGGACTTGCCCGGACCCACACCCGCACACACACCCCCATCATCGCCACCATCGTTTCTGGAACTCTTGCAG CTTTCATGGCATTCCTCTTTGAGCTCAGCGACCTTGTGGACCTCGTGTCAATAGGGACCCTGCTTGCTTACTCCCTGGTGGCCTTTTCTGTCCTCGTCCTCAG GTACCAGCCAGACCAGAATGTAAGCAAGGAGAAAACAGTGGTGGAAATAACTGAGGTGAAGCGTGAACGTGAGGCGGGTTCTCTGGAGTCTGCACCTGAGGCAGGAAGCTCACAGACTCCGCAGAGTTGGGGCATCCCCGCCAGCACCATGCCTACTCTGAGGTCTGGCCGCATCGTCTATGGGTGTGCCTCACTGCTTG CTCTGCTGCTGACGGGCCTGGGTCTGATTCTGGCCCAGTGGCCGGGCCTGCTGTCGTCTGGGGACCCCAGATGTGCGACAGTGGTGGGGCTGCTGCTTCTGCTCATCTCGGGGACCACCGTCGCCATTTGGAGACAGCCCCAGAACCACACTTCTCTTCACTTCAAG GTCCCTGCCCTGCCTGTCCTCCCCGTGCTGAGCATCTTTGTGAACATTTATCTGATGATGCAGATGACCGCTAGGACCTGGGCCCAATTTGGTGTCTGGACAGTGATCG GGTTCGCCATGTACTTTGGATATGGGATCCGGCACAGCTTGGAGAAGGGTGATCGACAGCCACCAGCCTCAAGCTCCCAAACTCTCCACAGAAACATTCCTAGTGGTGAATTGGTTTAA